A region of Planktomarina temperata RCA23 DNA encodes the following proteins:
- a CDS encoding ABC transporter ATP-binding protein, with product MFRFFERLVDPYQPYPVSNRPPRALLAFLRDYLRPFKTTFCFSAFFQTLVAAVQIFLIWYFGRLIVLMTEATPSEFWGNHWVELALVTGFILVIRPLIDTVSTLLLNNTILPNVGTLVRYRAHRHVLRQSVGWFENDFAGRIANRIMQTPPATGEFVYQLIDAVTFSFVYLIGAFFLLGESDPRLMIPLAMWTGLYFALVVWTVRRVSPASAAASNARSAVTGRVVDSYTNIHAVKMFSQNDQELNYGVEAIEEARVTFQKEMRLYTTMEFGLILLDGCLVVSVVGWATYLWSIGSADVGVVAAGAALTLRMSGMSHWIMWALTTLFREMGVIREGMETISAPIELVDAPGAQELQMKAAHISIAGLTHRYGKEFGGLENISLEIKPGESLGLVGASGAGKSTLIKLLLRFYDVESGAIYFDGQNISHVTQDSLRAQIGVVQQDSALLHRSVRNNILYGKPGATEEDMIEAAKKAEAHDFILQLEDPEGRTGYDAQVGERGVKLSGGQRQRVALARVILKDAPILVLDEATSALDSAVEADILETLYRVMRGKTVIAIAHRLSTIARMDRIVVLDEGRIVEEGTHASLLEANGAYAGFWKHQSGGFLAMEET from the coding sequence ATGTTTAGATTTTTTGAAAGATTGGTTGATCCCTATCAACCCTACCCAGTCAGCAATCGTCCACCGCGCGCGCTTTTGGCCTTTTTGCGTGACTATCTGCGCCCGTTCAAAACGACATTTTGCTTTTCTGCCTTTTTTCAAACGCTTGTTGCCGCGGTCCAGATTTTTCTGATCTGGTATTTCGGGCGACTGATTGTGTTGATGACAGAGGCAACGCCGTCTGAGTTTTGGGGCAATCATTGGGTGGAATTGGCTTTGGTCACCGGGTTTATTCTTGTGATTCGACCGCTGATTGATACGGTTTCGACCCTTTTGCTCAACAATACGATTTTGCCGAATGTGGGCACTTTGGTGCGCTATCGGGCGCATCGCCATGTGTTGCGGCAATCTGTGGGTTGGTTTGAAAATGATTTTGCTGGGCGCATTGCCAATCGGATCATGCAAACCCCGCCTGCGACGGGTGAATTTGTCTATCAGCTGATTGATGCGGTCACCTTTTCGTTTGTTTATTTGATCGGGGCATTTTTCCTATTGGGCGAGTCTGATCCTCGGTTAATGATCCCCCTTGCGATGTGGACGGGGCTCTATTTCGCTTTGGTCGTTTGGACTGTGCGGCGCGTTAGCCCGGCATCGGCGGCGGCGTCGAATGCGCGCAGTGCCGTGACCGGGCGGGTGGTGGACAGCTACACCAATATTCATGCGGTCAAAATGTTTTCCCAGAACGATCAAGAGTTGAACTATGGGGTAGAGGCGATCGAAGAGGCGCGTGTGACCTTTCAAAAGGAAATGCGGCTTTATACGACCATGGAATTTGGTCTTATTTTGTTGGATGGCTGTTTGGTCGTCAGTGTTGTGGGTTGGGCCACCTACCTGTGGAGCATCGGCAGCGCGGATGTGGGCGTGGTGGCCGCTGGTGCAGCCCTTACCCTGCGGATGAGTGGCATGTCCCATTGGATCATGTGGGCACTGACCACGCTTTTCAGAGAAATGGGGGTTATTCGCGAGGGGATGGAGACCATTTCTGCTCCCATTGAGCTGGTTGATGCGCCAGGTGCTCAGGAGTTGCAGATGAAGGCAGCGCATATCTCAATTGCCGGTCTGACGCATCGCTATGGCAAGGAGTTTGGTGGGCTTGAGAATATCTCGCTTGAGATTAAGCCTGGTGAGAGCCTGGGGTTGGTTGGGGCGAGCGGCGCGGGGAAATCAACCCTCATAAAGCTATTACTTCGGTTTTATGATGTGGAATCTGGGGCGATTTATTTTGATGGGCAAAATATTTCTCACGTCACACAGGACAGTTTGCGGGCGCAAATTGGTGTGGTGCAGCAAGACAGCGCGCTGCTGCACCGTTCTGTGCGCAACAATATTCTTTACGGCAAACCCGGAGCGACTGAGGAAGACATGATCGAGGCGGCGAAAAAGGCCGAAGCGCATGATTTTATCTTGCAGCTCGAAGATCCGGAGGGGCGCACAGGCTATGATGCACAGGTCGGTGAACGGGGTGTGAAACTTTCAGGCGGTCAGAGACAAAGGGTGGCTTTGGCCCGGGTGATCTTAAAAGATGCGCCGATTTTAGTGCTGGATGAGGCCACCTCGGCACTGGACAGTGCGGTAGAGGCAGACATTCTGGAGACGCTGTACCGTGTCATGCGCGGCAAAACCGTGATTGCAATTGCGCATCGTCTGTCAACCATTGCGCGTATGGATCGCATTGTGGTGCTTGACGAGGGACGCATTGTAGAAGAGGGAACCCATGCCAGCCTGTTAGAAGCCAATGGGGCCTATGCTGGATTTTGGAAGCACCAATCTGGTGGCTTTTTGGCAATGGAAGAGACCTGA
- a CDS encoding class I SAM-dependent RNA methyltransferase yields the protein MELTIERLGHLGDGLAAGPIFVDRALPGEVFSGDLLGDRLQNTRIVTPSKHRITPLCSAFKRCGGCALHHAHPDFVAQWKQEVVVRALAAQGITAEIQALHTSPENSRRRAKLTGRRTKKGATVGFFGKASDTIQPIEPCKVLVPEIMRIIPALEQFTVQFGSRKGQLGFWVLATDRGIDVSVEGLDHLADTDFGPFAQWAGSNGIARLSVGNEIICQHQAPQMTFGRVKVSPPPRAFTQATSAGERALQAAVARALAGADRVVDLFSGAGTLGLPLADRATLHCFENDAGLLEALAHGVRHTQGIKSVTTSTRDLFRNPVDHTDLKPFNAAIIDPPRAGAEQQVGQLAQSDLRDIAMVSCNPVSFARDAALLCNGGYLLKWIEVVDQFRWSPHIEIVAHFSKV from the coding sequence ATGGAACTCACAATCGAACGTTTAGGGCACCTGGGCGATGGTTTGGCCGCGGGGCCAATTTTTGTTGATCGCGCCCTGCCTGGAGAGGTGTTCTCTGGGGATTTGCTGGGCGATCGGTTGCAAAATACACGAATTGTCACGCCCTCCAAGCATCGTATCACCCCTCTGTGCAGCGCATTTAAGCGCTGTGGGGGCTGCGCGTTACATCATGCACATCCTGATTTTGTGGCTCAGTGGAAACAAGAGGTTGTGGTGCGGGCCTTGGCGGCGCAGGGAATCACAGCTGAAATTCAAGCGCTTCACACATCGCCAGAAAATTCCCGTCGCCGCGCCAAACTCACAGGCCGACGCACAAAGAAGGGTGCAACGGTGGGTTTCTTTGGCAAGGCCAGCGACACAATTCAGCCGATTGAGCCCTGCAAGGTTCTGGTGCCTGAGATCATGCGTATCATACCGGCGCTTGAACAATTCACGGTCCAATTTGGATCTCGCAAGGGGCAGCTGGGCTTTTGGGTCCTGGCAACAGATCGGGGGATTGATGTCTCTGTTGAGGGATTGGATCATCTCGCAGATACAGATTTTGGCCCATTTGCCCAATGGGCTGGATCCAATGGAATTGCGCGGCTGTCCGTGGGAAATGAAATCATTTGCCAGCATCAGGCGCCGCAAATGACCTTTGGCAGGGTAAAAGTCTCTCCGCCACCCAGGGCATTCACCCAAGCCACCTCTGCGGGCGAGCGCGCGCTCCAAGCGGCGGTGGCGCGTGCATTGGCGGGAGCGGATCGGGTGGTTGATTTGTTCTCTGGCGCTGGCACATTGGGATTGCCGCTGGCGGATAGGGCGACGCTGCATTGTTTTGAGAACGATGCCGGTTTGCTTGAGGCTTTGGCCCATGGCGTGCGTCACACGCAGGGGATCAAGAGTGTCACAACCTCCACCCGTGATTTGTTTCGCAATCCTGTTGACCATACGGACTTGAAACCGTTCAACGCCGCCATCATCGACCCACCTCGCGCCGGCGCAGAGCAGCAAGTGGGGCAATTGGCGCAAAGCGATTTGCGCGATATTGCTATGGTGTCATGCAATCCTGTCAGTTTCGCGCGTGATGCGGCCTTGCTTTGTAACGGCGGTTATTTGCTAAAATGGATTGAAGTGGTTGATCAATTTAGATGGTCGCCGCATATCGAGATCGTTGCCCATTTCAGCAAGGTTTAA
- a CDS encoding CAP domain-containing protein codes for MIYRVVLAFGLLLLMGCTQNTGSNLEPGDRPLRPVYVIKASDGARIQYSILDGINSLRRAAGLQTLIFNAKLNAAAATHARDMSVQNRAWHFGSDGSSPLDRMERVGYEGTLLGENISETFESELETLAAWMETPATRTIILAPEAQEMGFSWYQEPGGKIWWTLVTGIEAQQ; via the coding sequence ATGATTTATCGGGTCGTTCTAGCGTTTGGCTTGCTCCTATTGATGGGATGCACACAAAATACCGGCTCCAACCTAGAGCCGGGAGATCGCCCGTTGCGTCCAGTATATGTCATCAAAGCATCTGACGGCGCGCGCATTCAATACAGCATCTTAGATGGCATAAACAGCCTTCGGCGCGCAGCTGGCCTGCAAACATTGATCTTTAATGCCAAGCTCAACGCCGCAGCCGCCACGCATGCGCGCGATATGTCGGTGCAAAACCGCGCCTGGCATTTCGGCTCTGACGGATCTTCTCCGCTCGACCGTATGGAACGCGTCGGATATGAGGGCACGCTTCTTGGAGAAAATATTTCCGAGACCTTTGAGTCAGAGCTTGAAACCCTCGCGGCCTGGATGGAGACCCCAGCCACGCGCACAATCATCCTCGCCCCAGAGGCGCAAGAAATGGGTTTCAGCTGGTATCAAGAACCGGGCGGCAAAATTTGGTGGACTTTGGTCACCGGCATCGAGGCGCAACAGTAA
- a CDS encoding L,D-transpeptidase family protein yields MRVFNIVAMFCIALVLAACSDPKPILRTDLPKATALVLYKAERRMYLFQGNTVIKEYDFKLGFAPIGHKKFEGDGKTPEGQYFIDRKNPNSQFHLSVGISYPNAADRRAAGTRSPGGDIFIHGTPRPYRFFFKDWTWGCIAVSNREIEEIYAMVDIGTPIWIYP; encoded by the coding sequence ATGAGAGTTTTTAATATCGTCGCGATGTTTTGCATCGCTTTGGTCTTGGCCGCTTGTTCCGATCCCAAGCCTATTTTGCGGACCGATCTTCCGAAAGCAACAGCCTTGGTTTTATACAAGGCTGAACGCCGCATGTACTTGTTTCAAGGTAACACGGTTATCAAAGAATACGACTTTAAATTGGGTTTCGCACCCATTGGACATAAGAAATTTGAAGGCGATGGCAAAACCCCAGAGGGGCAGTATTTCATTGATCGCAAAAACCCCAACAGCCAATTTCACCTATCTGTCGGCATATCATACCCCAATGCGGCGGATCGACGGGCCGCTGGGACGCGAAGTCCGGGAGGTGACATTTTCATACATGGAACGCCCCGGCCCTATCGCTTCTTTTTCAAAGATTGGACCTGGGGCTGTATTGCGGTGAGCAATCGTGAAATTGAAGAGATTTATGCGATGGTTGACATCGGCACGCCGATTTGGATTTACCCCTAG
- a CDS encoding L,D-transpeptidase, which produces MGRAENHLPRRAFLTGAASLSGTLALSQETGVFDAVEAETESSETALRNISSFRMLDWRPYFDTLKNGAILSDIDSRALHYWSEDESIYKLYPTSVPMTADLTRKGRTKVVRKVVGPSWRPTPEMRKRNPEWPEFVGPGPDNPLGSHALYLSWTYYRIHGTHDTRKIGRRSSNGCIGLYNEQIAELYELTKVGTQVLLI; this is translated from the coding sequence ATGGGCAGAGCAGAAAACCATTTGCCAAGACGGGCATTTTTGACGGGGGCGGCATCCTTGTCGGGGACGCTTGCCCTGTCGCAGGAGACAGGCGTGTTTGATGCTGTGGAGGCAGAAACAGAGTCCAGCGAGACGGCTCTGCGCAATATCAGCAGTTTTAGAATGTTGGATTGGCGCCCCTATTTTGACACGCTTAAGAATGGGGCGATTTTGTCCGACATTGACTCGCGCGCGCTGCATTACTGGTCTGAAGACGAGTCGATCTACAAGTTATACCCAACATCTGTTCCGATGACCGCCGATTTAACACGCAAAGGCCGGACGAAAGTTGTGCGCAAAGTTGTGGGCCCATCCTGGCGACCAACCCCAGAGATGCGCAAACGCAACCCGGAATGGCCTGAATTCGTAGGGCCAGGGCCGGACAATCCATTGGGAAGCCACGCGCTATATCTTTCTTGGACCTATTACCGTATTCACGGCACCCATGACACGCGAAAGATTGGCCGCAGATCCTCGAATGGCTGCATCGGACTTTACAACGAGCAAATTGCCGAATTATATGAACTCACCAAGGTTGGCACACAGGTGTTGCTAATTTGA
- a CDS encoding ion transporter: MTYLQTTLESAGVRKFITAVILFNAVILGLETSAMVMARVGTFIGILDRICLAIFVVELALKLLAYRFRFFRDGWNIFDFAIVAVSLVPAAQSLSVLRSLRILRILRVVSVAPRLRRVVEGFITALPGMASVFLLMGIIFYIGSVISTKLFGADFPQWFGSLGQSAYSLFQIMTLESWSMGIVRPVMEVYPYAWVFFVPFIMVTTFAVVNLLVGLIVNSMQDAHSEEADQKTDTYRDEVLARLKAIEERLIQD, from the coding sequence ATGACATATCTTCAAACAACTCTTGAGTCCGCCGGAGTTCGTAAATTCATCACCGCGGTGATTTTATTTAATGCGGTTATTCTTGGGTTAGAGACGTCCGCGATGGTCATGGCGCGCGTCGGTACGTTTATTGGAATTTTGGATCGCATTTGTCTGGCAATATTTGTGGTGGAACTGGCGCTGAAGCTGTTGGCCTATCGCTTTAGGTTTTTCCGCGATGGTTGGAATATTTTTGATTTTGCAATTGTTGCAGTGTCACTTGTTCCTGCGGCTCAGAGCTTGTCAGTCCTGCGGTCTTTGCGCATTTTGCGTATATTGCGCGTGGTGTCTGTGGCGCCGCGCCTGCGCCGGGTGGTGGAGGGGTTCATCACCGCCTTGCCGGGTATGGCGTCCGTCTTTTTGTTGATGGGGATCATTTTTTATATTGGATCGGTAATCTCAACAAAACTCTTTGGCGCTGATTTTCCGCAATGGTTTGGGTCACTCGGGCAGTCGGCTTATTCTCTATTCCAGATCATGACATTGGAAAGCTGGTCGATGGGGATCGTGCGCCCAGTGATGGAAGTATATCCCTATGCTTGGGTGTTTTTTGTACCCTTTATCATGGTCACCACCTTTGCTGTGGTGAACCTGCTGGTGGGTTTGATTGTAAACTCCATGCAGGATGCGCATTCTGAAGAAGCAGATCAAAAAACCGATACCTATCGTGACGAGGTATTGGCGCGACTTAAAGCCATTGAGGAGCGTTTAATCCAAGATTGA